One region of Polypterus senegalus isolate Bchr_013 chromosome 11, ASM1683550v1, whole genome shotgun sequence genomic DNA includes:
- the LOC120539811 gene encoding uncharacterized protein LOC120539811 isoform X2 yields the protein MHNFKSLFLYTMDIIFMISPRQGSTGCQLQKAKMVFTPNVIEKMSNEHTISCLAPQCVYGVRCHFYKEAESEPFRSVSSDSHQCDFTARGDELLGDVELKSEGILHYSCDYESIINSTTSERSDNHNVKVQQSVNAEVKLLTTEIQKTESIMIKCQGDQAVKGFCYFYKNEALFFSEVYITEERACVITLFGYQLLDQRTMKSVTQVNVSCEIKVIGNDDKWTSRRSRKLTLNINENLNRPALSATSHITRNDSTITLTCELPQTFPEAHCHFYRDDDLHPFKSKSSEDNKCELSVNGHELLGGRTAGMENEIQVRCDYTLNMSLEIHSQYSNYTSIIVLETTCSVECTLVAKGIATGSFFIFVISLHLYAHLRYK from the exons ATGCATaactttaaaagtttatttttataca ccatggacatcattTTCATGATCTCACCCAGACAAG GTAGTACTGGTTGTCAGCTCCAGAAAGCTAAAATGGTGTTTACACCCAATGTCATTGAGAAGATGAGCAATGAACACACAATCAGCTGCTTAGCTCCACAGTGTGTCTATGGTGTGAGGTGCCACTTCTACAAAGAAGCTGAATCAGAGCCATTCAGATCAGTGAGCTCAGACAGCCACCAATGTGACTTCACTGCAAGAGGAGATGAGCTGCTGGGTGATGTGGAATTAAAGAGTGAAGGCATTCTGCATTACAGTTGTGATTATGAATCCATTATTAACAGTACAACCTCTGAAAGAAGTGACAATCACAATGTCAAAGTGCAGCAGTCAG taaatgctGAAGTCAAACTCCTGACCACAGAAATCCAGAAGACTGAATCTATCATGATTAAATGTCAAGGGGACCAGGCAGTTAaaggattttgttatttttataaaaatgaagcTCTTTTCTTTTCGGAGGTATACATCACAGAAGAAAGAGCCTGTGTGATTACTTTGTTTGGGTACCAGTTGTTGGATCAAAGAACAATGAAGAGTGTCACTCAGGTGAATGTGAGCTGTGAAATTAAAGTCATAGGAAATGATGACAAATGGACATCACGCCGCAGCAGGAAGTTGACACTAAatataaatg AAAACTTAAACAGACCTGCATTGAGTGCAACGTCTCACATAACTAGAAACGATTCAACAATAACGCTGACTTGTGAATTGCCTCAAACATTCCCTGAAGCTCACTGCCATTTCTACAGAGATGACGATTTGCATCCATTCAAGTCAAAGAGCTCAGAAGATAACAAGTGTGAGCTGTCTGTGAATGGACATGAACTGCTAGGAGGTCGAACTGCAGGGATGGAGAATGAGATTCAAGTAAGGTGTGACTACACTCTGAATATGAGCCTGGAGATCCATTCACAGTACAGCAATTACACAAGCATTATAGTACTGG agactACCTGCAGTGTGGAGTGCACCTTAGTAGCTAAAGGAATTGCAACTgggtcatttttcatttttgtgatttccCTTCATCTATATGCTCATCTTAGATACA AGTGA
- the LOC120539811 gene encoding uncharacterized protein LOC120539811 isoform X1, with the protein MHNFKSLFLYTMDIIFMISPRQGSTGCQLQKAKMVFTPNVIEKMSNEHTISCLAPQCVYGVRCHFYKEAESEPFRSVSSDSHQCDFTARGDELLGDVELKSEGILHYSCDYESIINSTTSERSDNHNVKVQQSVNAEVKLLTTEIQKTESIMIKCQGDQAVKGFCYFYKNEALFFSEVYITEERACVITLFGYQLLDQRTMKSVTQVNVSCEIKVIGNDDKWTSRRSRKLTLNINENLNRPALSATSHITRNDSTITLTCELPQTFPEAHCHFYRDDDLHPFKSKSSEDNKCELSVNGHELLGGRTAGMENEIQVRCDYTLNMSLEIHSQYSNYTSIIVLETTCSVECTLVAKGIATGSFFIFVISLHLYAHLRYSK; encoded by the exons ATGCATaactttaaaagtttatttttataca ccatggacatcattTTCATGATCTCACCCAGACAAG GTAGTACTGGTTGTCAGCTCCAGAAAGCTAAAATGGTGTTTACACCCAATGTCATTGAGAAGATGAGCAATGAACACACAATCAGCTGCTTAGCTCCACAGTGTGTCTATGGTGTGAGGTGCCACTTCTACAAAGAAGCTGAATCAGAGCCATTCAGATCAGTGAGCTCAGACAGCCACCAATGTGACTTCACTGCAAGAGGAGATGAGCTGCTGGGTGATGTGGAATTAAAGAGTGAAGGCATTCTGCATTACAGTTGTGATTATGAATCCATTATTAACAGTACAACCTCTGAAAGAAGTGACAATCACAATGTCAAAGTGCAGCAGTCAG taaatgctGAAGTCAAACTCCTGACCACAGAAATCCAGAAGACTGAATCTATCATGATTAAATGTCAAGGGGACCAGGCAGTTAaaggattttgttatttttataaaaatgaagcTCTTTTCTTTTCGGAGGTATACATCACAGAAGAAAGAGCCTGTGTGATTACTTTGTTTGGGTACCAGTTGTTGGATCAAAGAACAATGAAGAGTGTCACTCAGGTGAATGTGAGCTGTGAAATTAAAGTCATAGGAAATGATGACAAATGGACATCACGCCGCAGCAGGAAGTTGACACTAAatataaatg AAAACTTAAACAGACCTGCATTGAGTGCAACGTCTCACATAACTAGAAACGATTCAACAATAACGCTGACTTGTGAATTGCCTCAAACATTCCCTGAAGCTCACTGCCATTTCTACAGAGATGACGATTTGCATCCATTCAAGTCAAAGAGCTCAGAAGATAACAAGTGTGAGCTGTCTGTGAATGGACATGAACTGCTAGGAGGTCGAACTGCAGGGATGGAGAATGAGATTCAAGTAAGGTGTGACTACACTCTGAATATGAGCCTGGAGATCCATTCACAGTACAGCAATTACACAAGCATTATAGTACTGG agactACCTGCAGTGTGGAGTGCACCTTAGTAGCTAAAGGAATTGCAACTgggtcatttttcatttttgtgatttccCTTCATCTATATGCTCATCTTAGATACAGTAAGTAA